The following coding sequences lie in one Rutidosis leptorrhynchoides isolate AG116_Rl617_1_P2 chromosome 6, CSIRO_AGI_Rlap_v1, whole genome shotgun sequence genomic window:
- the LOC139852282 gene encoding putative F-box protein PP2-B12 has product MSQKLTIFIHIYKHPHRIEKHIISIWVLKMGGGLLILDHNEPESNELDEEFVSNSLESLPEGFVANALSLTSPRDVCRLSSVCSVFRSAAEWDAVWEKFLPFDYQKIVTETVDGGVDGLVRLGSKKEVYLSLCDRPVIIDGGSKSFWLDKWSGKRCYMLAARDLSIVWDDTPMYWRWISVPESRFSEVVELMSVCWLEVHGKINISMLSIDTCYVAYLVYKSTPNTYGFEHHPAEVSFGLRDVITPEGQMKKMYLDPEVYQSQIYEHGHVQEEKLGRRTGMFNPFRRLGSQCNVRPPLNGPKRRPDGWLEIELGEFLNEDGKQGEVEMSVMEVKGRNWKGGLIIQGIEIRPKAS; this is encoded by the exons ATGTCACAAAAATTAACAATCTTTATACACATATATAAACACCCACATAGAATAGAAAAGCATATAATTTCCATCTGGGTATTAAAAATGGGAGGTGGTTTATTGATATTAGATCATAATGAACCAGAAAGTAACGAACTTGATGAAGAATTTGTGAGCAATTCACTTGAATCATTGCCGGAAGGATTTGTAGCAAACGCGTTATCACTTACGAGTCCTAGAGATGTTTGTAGGTTATCGTCGGTGTGTTCTGTTTTCCGATCAGCGGCGGAGTGGGATGCTGTTTGGGAGAAGTTTCTGCCGTTTGATTATCAGAAGATTGTGACGGAGACGGTGGATGGTGGCGTCGATGGTTTGGTTCGGTTGGGGTCGAAAAAGGAAGTGTATCTAAGTTTGTGTGATCGCCCTGTTATTATCGATGGTGGTAGTAAG AGTTTTTGGTTGGATAAATGGAGCGGGAAAAGATGCTACATGTTGGCTGCACGAGACCTTTCAATCGTTTGGGATGATACTCCTATGTACTGGAGATggatatccgtacccgaatcaaggTTTTCCGAGGTAGTTGAACTCATGAGTGTTTGTTGGCTTGAAGTTCATGGTAAGATCAATATTTCCATGTTGTCAATCGATACTTGTTATGTTGCTTACCTTGTATACAAATCGACACCAAACACTTATGGTTTCGAGCATCACCCTGCTGAAGTTTCTTTCGGGTTACGTGATGTCATTACGCCTGAGGGTCAAATGAAGAAGATGTATCTTGACCCCGAAGTCTACCAAAGTCAAATATACGAGCATGGGCACGTTCAAGAGGAAAAACTTGGAAGACGAACGGGCATGTTTAACCCTTTTAGACGTTTGGGAAGTCAGTGTAATGTGCGACCTCCATTAAATGGACCAAAACGGAGGCCAGATGGATGGTTAGAGATCGAACTGGGCGAGTTTTTAAATGAAGATGGGAAACAAGGGGAGGTCGAGATGAGCGTGATGGAGGTGAAAGGAAGAAACTGGAAAGGTGGTTTAATAATTCAAGGGATTGAAATTAGGCCAAAGGCAAGTTAA
- the LOC139855218 gene encoding probable serine/threonine-protein kinase PBL28 gives MADIKNNKEFNDASESCDFSQSYNSYDEKCRDCSRAVLKARDSLVKGLDVKGNETESEICGVAVVTAIASEKWNESSLDAVDDFYGCLHILDEHDPGSVFQTLLGVILASVAFMLVIMLVKYVTRKNMQENKSGQFHTKEIPTAWSGLYTFSKAEIEHAMNFSDEKKCLGRGSAGEVYKGILPSGQAVAIKQISNKNNTDSFTREVEGLSRIRHPNLVCLFGCCIEDGEHYLVYEYCPAGNLAHHLLRKDSVLTWERRVKILRDCALAIRFLHHYIDGCIVHRDIKLTNILLTENLDPKLSDFGLAKVLGMEESKVFTDVRGTIGYMDPEYMSNAKLTCASDIYSFGIVALQLLSGQKVIELDLEARDQLTRKAKDVNMGRRPLTDFEDPRLNGNLNTQDFESILQVAVLCVAKSSKGRPTIDVVFSEMDKAWQNTAADMRAKREMKSFTATQQAKSLDAQVMFACIPQWILKHSMYLACLNIGFIHPPKELLPSRSPSRYLHL, from the exons ATGGCTGATATCAAGAATAATAAGGAATTTAACGACGCGAGTGAGTCATGTGATTTTTCACAATCATACAATTCTTATGATGAAAAATGTAGGGATTGTAGTCGTGCGGTCTTGAAGGCTCGAGACTCGTTGGTTAAGGGATTGGATGTGAAAGGAAACGAAACCGAGAGCGAGATTTGTGGAGTTGCTGTCGTGACTGCAATTGCTTCCGAAAAATGGAATGAGAGCTCGCTCGATGCTGTTGATGATTTTTACGGATGCTTGCACATATTAGATGAGCATG ATCCAG GTTCCGTTTTCCAGACACTATtaggggtcattttggctagtgtgGCGTTTATGCTCGTCATTATGCTAGTAAAGTACGTAACACGAAAGAATATGCAAGAAAACAAATCGGGTCAATTTCACACAAAAGAGATACCGACAGCATGGTCTGGTCTTTATACTTTTTCTAAGGCTGAAATAGAGCACGCAATGAACTTTTCGGATGAAAAAAAGTGTTTGGGTCGTGGTAGCGCAGGTGAGGTTTATAAAGGGATTTTGCCAAGTGGACAAGCCGTTGCGATTAAGCAAATAAGTAATAAAAATAACACCGATTCTTTCACACGAGAAGTTGAAGGTTTATCGAGGATACGACATCCGAATCTTGTTTGTCTTTTCGGTTGTTGCATTGAAGACGGTGAACACTATTTGGTCTACGAGTATTGCCCAGCTGGAAATCTGGCCCACCATCTCTTGA GAAAAGACAGTGTTCTAACTTGGGAAAGAAGAGTTAAAATTTTGAGAGATTGTGCACTTGCGATTCGATTTCTTCACCATTATATAGATGGATGCATTGTTCATAGAGATATTAAG CTTACAAACATTCTTCTTACGGAGAACTTAGATCCAAAGCTGTCAGATTTTGGATTGGCGAAAGTTCTTGGTATGGAAGAAAGCAAAGTTTTCACAGATGTTCGAGGAACTATAGGTTATATGGACCCCGAATACATGAGCAACGCTAAGTTAACATGTGCTAGTGACATTTACAGTTTTGGTATCGTTGCCCTTCAACTTCTTTCGGGTCAAAAAGTCATTGAGCTTGATCTTGAAGCCAGAGATCAACTCACAAGAAAG GCGAAGGATGTGAACATGGGAAGACGTCCATTGACAGATTTTGAAGACCCAAGATTGAATGGGAATCTAAACACTCAAGATTTTGAATCGATACTACAAGTTGCAGTGTTATGTGTTGCCAAATCGAGCAAAGGCCGGCCAACAATAGATGTTGTGTTTAGTGAGATGGATAAAGCATGGCAAAACACAGCAGCAGATATG CGAGCAAAAAGAGAGATGAAGTCATTCACAGCAACACAACAGGCAAAATCGCTGGATGCGCAA GTTATGTTTGCTTGTATACCACAATGGATTTTGAAACACAGTATGTATTTAGCCTGCCTTAATATTGGTTTTATTCACCCACCTAAAGAGTT gttacCTTCTAGGTCACCTTCTAGATATTTACATCTTTAG
- the LOC139851522 gene encoding uncharacterized protein isoform X3 → MLVDFLQDETSLDEVLEMEPMNPYNRLLLHRLADIFGFSHQSIGEGDDRRLVLKRCEETSIPSILVADMLWEHDDYHSPVTSQLLSRRHDGSAGERVETLSARISLEDREAAYLTARKRIFSTDNDDMELLLKEERPRNNPVVARRMIAHALGQKIKQSNQDIQVKDAQEPASEVKSQLKGQYTGSSFKTNPKSNGQQRVSGNNEMHSIRKTPSSIKVEASTNVNVPKHNVKDEQIGAAKRIFANALRMHPGNVSVVSKGGQTKQKDKP, encoded by the exons CTTAGACGAGGTGCTGGAGATGGAGCCAATGAATCCCTATAACCGCCTACTGTTACACCGCCTAGCTGATATATTTGG ATTTTCTCATCAATCTATCGGTGAAGGAGATGATAGGCGTCTTGTCTTAAAACGTTGTGAAGAAACGTCGAT ACCATCGATTCTTGTTGCAGATATGTTATGGGAGCATGATGACTACCATTCTCCAGTTACATCCCAGCTCTTATCACGACGACATGATGGTTCGGCTG GGGAGAGGGTAGAAACGTTATCTGCTCGAATTTCTCTAGAGGATCGAGAAGCAGCTTACTTGACAGCTCGGAAACGAATTTTCTCGACAGACAATGATGACATGGAATTATTGCTTAAAGAAGAGAGGCCTCGAAATAATCCAGTAGTTGCTCGTCGTATGATTGCTCATGCGCTTGGTCAAAAAATCAAACAATCTAATCAAGATATACAGGTCAAAGATGCCCAGGAACCTGCTAGTGAGGTGAAAAGTCAGTTAAAAGGTCAATATACTGGTTCAAGCTTCAAAACTAATCCAAAGTCAAATGGTCAACAACGTGTAAGTGGAAACAATGAGATGCATTCCATTCGGAAGACACCTTCAAGCATAAAAGTTGAGGCTTCAACTAATGTAAATGTTCCCAAGCATAATGTTAAAGACGAACAAATTGGAGCTGCGAAACGGATTTTTGCTAATGCATTAAGAATGCATCCAGGAAACGTTAGTGTTGTTTCAAAGGGTGGTCAAACAAAGCAAAAAGATAAGCCTTAG